A genome region from Cyprinus carpio isolate SPL01 chromosome B23, ASM1834038v1, whole genome shotgun sequence includes the following:
- the LOC109081706 gene encoding macrophage mannose receptor 1-like codes for MERITLMSVLLTVVLSSSPRQYHFVNQNMNWTEAQRYCREKYTDLVTINNMNEQNNINQLLKREKISADRVWIGLQDTWIWSLNNSDFYRGNESQFRNWGKNQPDGDGDCVYMDNDGQWHDAHCSTHLMHFICYNGSSKGFVPVQEKKNWTDAQNYCRQKHTDLVSVRNESENNQIRNIINQNLTSDKHAWIGLYRFWVWSDNSKCIFTHWKTNEPNIGATNKSICVSTGISDEGGWTDELCSDQHLFVCYDDTLVLIRENKTWTEALRYCRDRDMDLVSVDSEQMQQRVMNVTSSALSDHVWLGLRHSCTVGIWFWVNGQTVCYNQWASGNDTGLDDCDKTVRSGVIRTNDNHWISRPETDRNNFICTK; via the exons TCGTGCTCAGTTCGTCTCCGCGTCAGTATCACTTTGTGAATCAGAACATGaactggactgaagctcagagatactgcagagagaaatacacagatcTGGTCACTATTAATAACATGAATGAACAGAATAACATAAATCAGCTCCTAAAGAGAGAGAAGATCAGTGCTGACCGTGTCTGGATTGGGCTGCAGGACACATGGATTTGGTCTCTGAATAACTCTGACTTCTacagaggaaatgagtctcagTTTAGGAATTGGGGAAAAAATCAACCAGATGGAGATGGAGACTGTGTTTATATGGACAATGATGGACAATGGCATGATGCACACTGTAGTACCCACCTAATGCATTTCATCTGCTATAATG GCAGCAGTAAAGGATTCGTCCCTGtacaggagaaaaagaactggactgatGCTCAGAATTActgcagacagaaacacacagatctGGTCAGTGTGAGGAATGAGAGTGAGAATAATCAGATCCGGAACATCATAAACCAGAACCTAACTTCAGATAAACATGCCTGGATCGGTCTGTACAGATTCTGGGTTTGGTCAGATAACAGCAAATGCATATTCACACACTGGAAAACTAATGAACCCAATATCGGAGCTACAAATAAAAGCATCTGTGTATCAACTGGTATCAGTGATGAAGGAGGATGGACAGACGAGCTCTGTTCAGATCAGCATCtctttgtgtgttatgatg ATACACTGGTTCTGATCCGAGAGAATAAGACATGGACTGAAGCTCTGAGATACTGCAGAGATAGGGACATGGACCTGGTGTCGGTGGATTCAGAGCAGATGCAGCAGCGGGTGATGAATGTGACCTCGAGCGCTCTCTCCGATCACGTGTGGCTGGGTCTGCGTCACTCCTGCACAGTGGGGATCTGGTTCTGGGTCAACGGTCAGACCGTGTGCTACAATCAGTGGGCTTCTGGTAACGACACTGGACTGGACGACTGCGATAAGACGGTGAGATCCGGAGTCATTCGGACCAACGATAATCACTGGATCAGCCGCCCTGAAACTGATAGAAATAACTTCATCTGCACCAAGTGA